AGCGAGGTGATCGATCTATCTAACAATCCTGCTGGAAGAGTTTTCACTATATTTATAGCCCTCTCTGGTATAGGTGTCCTCTTTTATATTATTACAAACTTTACAGCTTTCGTGGTAGAGGGAGAATTAAAAGATACATTTTGGAGGAAAAAGATGGAGAAAATGGCAAAAAACTTTAATGATCACTTTATTGTTTGTGGTATTGGAAATGTCGGTGGGCATATCGTGAATGAGCTCTTTGCTACAAAAAGACCCTATGTATTAGTAGATATAGATAAAAACAGCATAGACAAACTTTCAGAAGAACTTCGAAATCAGGCTTTCATAGAAATGGATGCGACTCATGACAGCAGCCTTTTGAAAGCTGGGATAAAGAAAGCAAAGGGATTGTTCGCGGTAACCGGCGATGATATTCATAATCTGGTGATATGTCTCACTGCAAAACAACTGAATCCTGATGTCAAGATTGTAGCCAGGTGTAATGAGATTGAGAATATTGAAAAGATGAAAAAGGCCGGAGCTGACTCGGTCATCTCGCCCAGTTTTATAGGGGGCTTAAGAATGGTTTCTGAAATGATAAGACCATCCGTGGTTTCATTTTTAGATTTAATGTTAAGGGACAAAGAGAAAAATTTACGCATCGAGGAAATTTCTGTTCCTGATTCTTTTGTTGGAAAACCTATCTCAGCGTTGAATCTAAAAAAATACCATTATTTGCTCCTTCTTGCTCTTAAGACAAAGGATGATTTGATATACAATCCTTCCCGTGATTACATTCTTCATTCAGGAGATATTTTAATATTCATGAGCACCCCTGAAGAGAGGCAGGAATTAAAAGAAATCTTTTATTCTTAAATATAATTCTCTTTCAAATGCCTCTTAGCTATCTTTGGAATGGAGTGTCCAGCAAACCAGACAATTTTAGCATCTTAAAGAACTCTTATCTTTAACCACTTCAAGGGAACCGAAAAGAACCGAACAATATAATCTTGACTTTAACTCTCTGTCAGATATAAGATAATTTTAGTTCTCGAAGGCTTCTTATTACAGTTAGTTCTATAAATAAAGAAAAACTAAAAGCATATGATAAAACAAAAAGGCATTTTTTTTGTAATATTTTTCTTTATGCTTTTATTGACCAGCTGCGCAAAGACCGATTATCAAAAAGCAATGGAGGGAAAGTTTTCTCCCGAAGAAAATCAACAGATCATAATTAGTCAATGTCGTGATTGTCACGCCCATAGGGATTTTGATTCAAAAGCCCACTCAGAGAAAATAACTCAATTGTATAAAGATCCGAAATTTAAGGGTACAAAGGACTGTAGGGTTTGTCATTATACTAAAAGAGAGAGATTCAGCAGAATAGTACAACCATCTCGATTTTTTTACCATCCCAAGACAATACGACCCGCGACCAAGACAAAATAGCCCCTTTATACAAATATTATTTTTTTAGATGAATCCTCTGGTAGTAACGCGGATCAAGGATGTCTCTTATCCCATCCCCTAAAAAATTAAACCCTAAAACAACTATCATGATTGCCAATCCAGGGTATATGGTCAGATAGGGGGCAACAAGGATAAATTCCATTCCCTCGTTCAGCATAGAACCCCAGCTGGGAATGGGCGGCTGTGTTCCCAGTCCTAAGAAACTCAAACCAGCTTCTGCTACGATTGCTCCTGCCATTCCAAAGGTCGCCTGGACAATAACAGGTGAGAATATGTTTGGTAACAGGTGTTTCATAATGATTCTGAATGGATTAGCTCCCATGGCCTTCGCTGCTAAAACAAATTCAAATTCCCTCACGGACAACATCTGGCCTCTTACTAAACGAGCATATCCCACCCAGCCTAAGAGACAAAGAGCAATAATGACATTGTTGAGACTTGGGCCAAGGACTGCCATGAGGGCAATGGCCATAAGAATGCCAGGAAAAGCCATAAAAATATCAATAATCCTCATAATAATATCATCCACAATACCACCAAAAAAACCTGCTATCGAACCAATCATTAATCCAATGATCAAGGATATTCCAACAGTAAAGATTCCTACCTTAAGAGAAACCCTTGAACCATAGATTATCCTGCTTAAGATATCTCTCCCTAATTTATCCTGTCCTAGAATATGACCTTTTGAAGGTCCAGTAAGCCCTTCATCTAAATTTTGTTCTGTAGGGCTATAAGGCGAAATAAGGGAGGCAAGAACAGCAGTAAGGCAAAGCAATAGAATGATCACAATCCCCAAGAATGATAAGCAATTAAACCTCTTCATCTTTATCACCTATTCTTCCTATTCGTATCTGATTCTCGGATCAATATAGGCATAAAAAAGGTCTGTTAAGAAATTTATCAATACATAGCTCAAAGAAATAATCAAGACACATCCCTGCACTAAAGGATAATCTCTTGTATTAATGGCCTGAATGGTTAATCTCCCAATTCCTGGCCAAGAAAAGATGGTCTCTGTAATAATTGATCCAGCTAATAAGCTTCCAAATTGAAGACCTAAGATGGTAATGACAGGGATCATGGCATTGCTTAATGCATGCTTTACGATAATCATAAATTCTCTCAAGCCTTTTGCCCTGGCAAAGGTAATATAATCTTCTTTTGTTACCTCCAATAAACTGGATCGAACCATTCTCGTAAGAATTGCTGCCAGAGCTGTTCCCAATGTTATAGCTGGCAAAATCAGATATTCTATACCCCCCCTTCCTGATACAGGAAGCCACCCTAATTTTATAGAAAATAAAATAATCAGAAGAGGGCCGAGCCAAAAATTAGGCATGGATATACCCAGAAGAGCAAAGAACATAGACCCATTATCAAAAACAGAATACTGCCTCAATGCAGCAATAATCCCGAGAGGTAGGGAAATCATAAGGGCAACAATCATCGCACCGATAGTTAATTCCACTGTGGCGGGAATCCTTTTTAGTATGGTCTCTAATACAGGCTGGTTGGTATGCAAAGACCTCCCTAAATCCCCTTTAGCAGCCCTTAACATAGAGGAAAAATATTGATAGGCTATCGGTTTATCCAGTCCCAATTCCTTTCTGAGAAACTCTCTATCTGAAGGCCTGGCAGTCTCTCCTAGCATGAGGTCAATAGGGTCTCCTGGGATGAAATGTATAATCAGGAAGACAATCGTATATACCCCTAAAATTACAGGTATCATTAAAAGAAGGCGTCTTACAATATATTTTCTCAATCTAACATTTCTCTCGTTTTGTTATTTAATATAAACGTCCTTCAGTGAATAAAACTGTTCTCCAGGATAGAGTTTAAATCCCTTTATCTCTTTTCTCATAACAGCAACATTTTTGAGATACCAGAGACTGATATAGGGTAAATCCTCTGCAATGATTTTTTGTATCTCACTATAAATTTTTTTTCTTTTTATTGAGTCTAAAGTATATCTTCCCTGCTCGATTAGCCTGTCAAGGCTTTTGTTAGAATATCGACCTCTATTTGCCCCTTTTGGAGGAATACTGCTTGAATAGAATATATAGTAATAAATATCAGGATCTGTTATTCCGACCCAGGTGAGGGTATACATTTGAAAGTTGCCAGAACGAATATCTGAAAAAAAGGTCCCCCACTCATAATTCCTCATCACCATTTCAATTCCGATCCCCTTTAACTGTTCTTGAATAATTTCAGCAATTCTCTTTCTTATCTGATTTTGGGAGGTTTTATACATTATTTTAAAACGCGGCTTTGGTCCATCTCCATCTGGATCGCGGTAGCCTGCTTCATCCAATAATCTCTTTGCCTTTTCTGGATTATAAGGAAACTCCTTAACACGGGGTTCATAAGCCCAGTGAGACGGGGACAAAAGTCCCGTAGCAGGAATTGCAAGCCCTTTTAATATATTATCTATGATATCCTGCCTATTGATAGCATGGGCTATGGCCTGCCTAACCCTTTTGTTCTTTAATATTCGGTCTTCAAGATTGAATCCAATATAAGAATAATTTATTCCTATCTCCTTTATCACCTTTAATTTTGGATTCATCCCCAGTCTCGGCAACATATCAGGAGAAACAGAATTTTGGATGAAGTGAATACTCCCCTTTTCCAATTCAAGGAGCCTCACTGTTTGGTCTGGAATAACCTTATATATTATCCTGTCCAATCGAGGCTTTCCTTGAAAATGTTCCTTATTTGACACAAACTCCAGCCTTTCATCATACACCCATTCCTTTAATTTAAACGGTCCTGTTCCTACAGGTCTGAGACTTAGATTTTTCTTTTTATCCATACCAATATGTTTAGGAACAATCGCCTGAATCATATTACTTAGAAATGGGGCATAGGGTTCATTGAGTGTAAAGGAGACCGTATATTTATCGATAATTTGAATTTCTTTAAGGGGTGCTGTACTTGACCTCTTAGGGGATTTTAAGGAGGGGTCTCTTATCGAATCAAAGGTATACTTCACATCCTCAGCTGTCAATTCAGTTCCGTCATGAAACTTAACCCCCTTTTTTAAATGAAAGATATATGTTAAATCATCTGGATTTTCCCAATGAGTAGCAAGGTCAGGAATGATATTAGAGTGCTTATCTTTTTTGACAAGCTTGTTATATACAATATCAATGACATGTAATGAAGCGATGTCAATAGCAAGCCGCGGATCAAGATTGGTAGGATTGCTCTCTACCCCTATAATCAGGACCGATCCCTTTTTCCCTTCTTTAGAGGAACAAGAGAATAATAAAGCGCAGGATAAGAAAATTAAAAAAATCAGTCTTATCTTTCTCTTTTTTTGATGCATAACTCTTCCTGATATTAATAAAATTAGGGTAATATATTTTATAAAGATGTGTCAATAGATTATGTTTGGAGTGGAACAAAGAGTTTGGCTAAGATATTTTTTGCAATGGAAAGTTCCCCTTACGAGTTTTCAGGTTAAAGGTGAAGCGAGCAAGGAAAAAAGAAGCAGCTGTCTGAAGCCGAAGGCTGAGTTTGCTGCTTCGCCGAAGCGAGCGAACCTGAGACCGCTTGGAAAACTCGTCGGGGTGCCCTTTTTTGGTTCGTTTTTTGGGCAAGCAAAAAATGAACAAAGCTGGTTAAAGAAGTCTATTGCTGTTAAACTACGGAAGGAGCAGAAAAATCTCTCTTTTCAAATAGCTTAAGCGGAGTTCTTCTTTGATTCCCTTTGCTTTCTAAAGACAAGAAAGGGAAACGTGTTTTTGCAATGGAAATTTCTTGACAGCTTCTTAACAGATTGTTTAAAGTCAATTTTTACCAGAAATACTTTTAATAAAGAAATGATGGGAGTCTCTATGATAGAAATCTCTATTCCCGGCTATAAAAATTTAAAACTGAAACACCTTGTTTTGGATTACAATGGAACCCTTGCTTGTGATGGAAAACTTCTTGCCAACGTAAAGAAAGGCTTAGAAGCCTTAGCTGATAAGCTTCAGATTCATGTTTTGACAGCGGATACTTTCGGTAATGTCAAGTCAGAACTTTCTGAGGTCTCTTGTAAACTCTCAATAATTCCTTCTGAGAACCAAGAGACCTATAAACTCAATTACATTAAACAACTGGGACCTGAGGTTACTGTTTGTATTGGGAATGGCCGAAACGACCGTTTGATGCTTAAAGAAGCATCTCTTGGAATCGCTGTAATTTTAGAAGAAGGAGCAGCTATTGAAGCTTTACTCGCTTCTGATGTTATCTCTACCAGTATTCACTCAGCACTTGATCTACTAACTAACCCTTTACGCTTGGTAGCTACTTTGAGGTCTTAATTTTAGCAGGAGACGAATACAAAAAGTCAAAACGATACCATCCGATTATTTACTAAAGTTTCAAATAGAGGAGACTCTGTGATGACTTTTGCTAACCGCGTTACACATTTAGAACCTGAGGGCGCTTATGAAGTGATGGCTCGCGCTCAGGCATTGGAAGCAGACGGGAGAGATATAATTCATATGGAGATTGGACAGCCCGACTTCCAAACCTTTCCCCACATAAGTCAGAGCGGCATCAATGCCATTGCTTCTGGCTACACCCGTTACAACCCTCCTTCGGGTCTTCCTCGTCTAAGAGAGGTTATTGCCTCTTATACAAGTTCGCGCCTTAACCTGAAAATCCTTCCAGAGCAAGTTGTAGTAGGGCCAGGGGCGAAACCTGGGTTATTTTTCCCAACATTGGCTTTAGTCGAACCTGGCGACGAAGTCATCTACCCTGATCCAGGCTTTCCAACCTATCCTTCTATGATCTCAGTAGCCGGTGGCCTGCCCGTTCCCGTTCCGCTAAAAGAGGAAAATAACTTCTCATTTGACTTGGAAGCTTTTGATAAACTTGTGAGTGAACGAACGCGGCTTATTGTGCTCAACTCACCCGCAAATCCTACTGGTGGCGTCATCCCCTTGAGCGATTTGGAACATATCGCAGCCGCTGTGAAGAAGTACGACTGCTGGGTTATTTCAGATGAAATCTATGCCCGTCTGGCTTATGATAATCTTCAGGTCCCAAGTATCGCGTCTCTTCCAGGCATGCTTGAGCGCACTATTATCGTTGATGGCTTTTCTAAGACCTATGCCATGACCGGCTGGCGACTTGGTTTTGCTATTATGCCAGAGGAACTCGCTGAGCGCGTGAGTTTATTGCTGACACACTCCATTGGATGTACTGCAACGTTTACACAAATGGCAGGCGTGGAAGCGCTGACTTCCACCCAAGAGATGGTAGATACAATGATTTCAGAGTTCCAGCGTCGTCGTGACCGAATTGTTGCTGGGCTTAATGCTATCTCCGGTATTAAGTGCCAAGTCCCCCAGGGTGCGTTTTACGTCTTTCCAAATGTAAAGGCATTTGGCATATCCTCACGTGAACTTTCATATCAGCTGCTCGACAAAGCCGGGGTAGCTCTGCTGCCAGGCACTGATTTTGGAAAGTTCGGCGAAGGCTATCTTCGACTTAGCTATACTACACCAATGGATAATCTTGACCGCGCTATAGAACGGATATCTGAAGTGTTAAAAAAATAATCTTTTTGAGCAACAAAGTCACTTTTTTTCTCAGTTTTCAACCACCCATCGATTTTTATCTATTTGATAAAAGAGAGTTCCAGCTTGACTTTTTGCCCTTGATATATATTATATCATTACTTGCATTTTATATCATTCAGAGACAGCTGTGACCATTAATATAAAGACAAAAGAGTGGTTTATTCTCTTCATTTACATACTTTTCATCCTATCAAGCCTTCCCTTTATGCCTGAGATTTGGAAAATTTTAAGAGAAAATTTTGGACAATCTGTTACTTATATTCCTCATTTCCTTGCTATGGGGTTTTTTTTAGGGTTTATAATTTATATCTCTTGTTATAAGAAGAAAAAATTGTTATTCTATTTTTGGCTTGTTTTGTTTTTTATCATTTATTTTTTACTCATGGAAAAATTAGAATTGCCTGCAGAGCGCATTCATCTGCTGGAATATGGTTTGTTAGGTTACTTTACCCATAGGGCATTGGAAAATGACCTTACTAAAAAAAGTATATATTTGTGGGCACCTTTTTTCGTTCTTTGCGTATCCGTCTTGGATGAGGGAATCCAGTATTTGTTACCCAATCGAGTGGGAGAGTTGAAAGATACTTTTTTAAATGAGGTCTCGGGAATCTTAGGTCTAATGATTACAGGATTGATAATCAGGTCAGAATATCCTATAATTAAAGAAAACAAAAATAAGCCATCTATATGAATCGTTTTATATTTATCATTATTACTTTAATTTCATTTCTGTTTCATCCTAAAGGCGGGCTTACCTATAATTCTGCCTCTCAAAAACTCAGATGGGACATCAACAAGATAATTAATAACTCCTGTGTGGATAGAACAAATGTTGGGATAAAGATTGTCTCCCTCAAGAACAAAGAGACCCTCTTTTCTCAAAATGGAGATAAGCTCTTTATCCCTGCTTCAAATATGAAATTGGTAAGCACTGCTGCAGCCCTTGTAAAACTTCATCCTGACTATACCTTCAAGACCAAGGTCTTGTTTGACGGAAAAATATCCGAAAATATCTTGAAAGGGAATCTTTATCTAAAGGGCTTTGGTGACCCACTTCTCGTTTCAGAGAGGCTCTGGTTAATCTCTAAGGATATTTATAATCAAGGAATTAAAGTCATTAATGGAGATATTATAGTCGATGATAGCTTTTTTGATAATGAGAGGCGCGGATGGGGATGGAAGAAAAATCACGGTCCCCTAGCTTATTTTGCTCCTGTTGGGGCCTCTTCTCTCAATTTTAATGTTATCACGGTAATTGTAGAACCAGGGAATAAAGTTGGATCAAAGGCAAGGGTTATTATTGATCCGAAAACCGAGTATATAGAAATCGTAAATCAAACAACCACAACAGCATTAAAAACAAAAAGGCGTATCTATGTAGATAGGGTTCCGAACAAAAATGGTAATAGAGACAAAATAATTATAGGAGGAAAAATCCCCATAAATTCAAAAAGGATCCTTCTCTACAGGAATATTTCAAATCCTCCAATGTATTTAGGAATGGTTTTTAGAGAATTTTTGATAAAAGAAGCGATCAAAGTTAAAGGAAGTGTCAGGATAAAAACAGCTCCATTTGACGCCAGTGAGCTTTCTCAATATCAATCAAGGGAGTTATTTCGCATCATACAATATTTAAACAAATTGAGTAATAATTTTGTAGCTGAACAGATACTAAAAACAATGGGTGCAGAGATTAAGGGAGAGCCAGGAACTTTTGGAAAGGGAATTGAGAGCGTCAAAGATTTTTTAGACAGCCTCGGTATTCCAAGAAACAACTATACGATTGCAGATGGGTCCGGTCTTTCTCGACTCAACCGTTTGTCTCCTTCCCAGATTGTCAAGGTCTTAACCTATATGTATAATGATTTTCAGGTTCAAGGAGAATATCTCTCTTCACTGGGGGTAATGGGTGTTGATGGTTCTGTAGATGACAGGCTAGAGAATACTTTTGCCAAAAGGAGGATCAGGGTAAAGACCGGAACGCTTTTTGGGGTCAGTGCTATCTCAGGCTATGTTCAGACAAATACGAATGAGATACTTGCATTTTCCATACTGATCAATGAAAAGAGGTGCAGCCACTATTCAAGCAAAAAGATACAAAATAAAATACTCCTCTTGCTGGTAAATTTTCATGAATAATTCTCAAAAAAAATAAATCTCCAGAAACAATAAAAATACTTGACTTAAATATCTCTATCATATAAAATTTGCTGGTCTAAAAAAAAATTAGCTTTTTTTAATTAAAAAATCAATGGGAAGGAGGTGAACCGAATGAAAAAAACAATTATGGCTCTGCTCTTCACCATAATTGCCGCTTCTCTTATATATGGGTGTACTACTGATATGGCTAAGATTAAATCCGATATGCTGGGAATCGATGTGGCCAAGGATGCATTCAATGAGGCATGGAACCTATATGTATTTAATAATTATTCTGATACAAAAGCTTATGATGTCTATAATTATACCCTCGGAACAACTTACGCGGAACAGGCAAAAAAGGCATATGCAAAAGGAAAAGGACCACAATTTGAGAGAGCCAGGGTCTTTTCAGAATTAGCTATACCCCATCTAAAGGCTGTCCAGAAAGCTTATATGGATGCCGAGATGAAGTAAAATTTCATGGAAAAGGGGGTGTTTTAAAGAATGAGAATGAAAACTTATTTTTCAATATTATTGATAGGCATATTTGCCCTGAGCATCTTTATGATCTCTCCTTCGGTTTATGCCGGAGATTACGTAAACCTTACTAAGGCAAAGCTCGGCGGTGAGTTTAAAGATCAATTAAAGGCCGTATATACAGCTTGGGATAAATACGCAGCAGATGCAAAGAAGATCTATCCAGAACAGGTTGCCGAGATACAGGCCCAGATAGCTATTGCAGAGGCAGCTGCTGCAGAAAATGATATGCCCAAGTTTAAAAAAGAGATGAAGAAGCTTAAGAAGGCTCCAAAAACCCTAAAGAAATTGGCATCGAGAACTAAAGAATACTTTGCTCCTCGGGGTTTAGAGCTTAAATAAGTTTCCCAAAAATACTAAAGAACTAAAAATAAAAAGATCTTTTACAGCATAAATCTATATGTTGATAGAGAAATTAAGACGCCTAGAATCGTAAGTGATTCTATGGCGTTTTAATTTCTCATGGATCAATTATTGATTCTCTAATTCTCTGAAATAAAACTGTAATCAATAGCATTATTTAAGCATCGCTGAATCTTCTTTCCTGAATTTTTGCCTAAAAAAAGAATTCCTTAAAAAATGAGAGGTTTTTCTATTTTTAGAAATAAATACAATATGTTGTAGCATTTTTATTAAAAGATACATTATATTGTACTTTAACCTTGACATACCCATAAACTTCTTATATACATAATAAAAATGACTCTTTCATGCAAAAAGGGGATCAATCTTGAAATACAGCTGGGTTTATAAAGAGGAGGATCCTAAGCTTCAAGGGATTATCTCAAGAGAATTAGCTGTATCCCCTATTCTTGCCAAGCTTTTGATAAACCGTGGCATAACTGACCCATCTTCAGCTCATAAATTTATCAAGCCCTTTCTTAAGGATCTCTATGATCCCTTTTTAATGAAGGATATGGAAAAATCGGTTCATCGGATAATCCGTGCGATCAAGGCAAAAGAAAGGATTTTGATTTATGGGGATTATGATGTAGATGGTATTACAACAACCGCCCTTTTTATCAATTTTTTCAGAGATCTGGGTGCAGAGGTTGACTATTACATCCCTAATCGATTCAGCGAAGGTTACGGATTAAATATCGATGCTATAAAAAGAATAAAGGAAAGGGGGGTTGAGCTTATCATCACAGGAGACTGCGGCACCAACTCCCACGAAGAAGTAGAATTGGCAAATCGACTGGGCATAGATATCATCATAACTGACCATCACGAACCTCTCCCTCCTTCTCCTAAGGCCTATGCTGTCTTAAACCCAAAGCAGGAAGACTGTCTTTATCCTTTTAAAAACTTAGCCGGTGTTGGCGTAGCTTTCAAACTTATCGTAGCCATTAGGGCTGTATTGAGAAAAAATGGATACTCGGTAAAAAGACTACCCAACCTGAAAAAATATCTTGATATGGTCTCCCTGGGAACCATTTCTGATATGGCCCCCCTCATAGATGAAAATCATAATTTAGTGAAACATGGTCTAAAAATGATAACAAACAGTCTGAACATTGGAATAGAGTCATTAAAAGAGATTTCGGGTATTTATGGAAGGGATATAGGTGTATCAGAGGTCGGTTTTATTTTATCTCCAAGAATAAACTCTGTTGGTAGATTAGGAAATGCATCCATAAGTGTGGAATTGTTAACCACAGATGACAAAGATAGGGCAATAGAAGTATCTCAGATCCTTGACAAACAAAATAGGGAAAGGCGATCTATCCAAGAAAATATCCTTATGGAAGCAAAGGATATCATTCAATATAGCTTACCATCAATAAAAGATGAAGATATCCTGATCCTCTCTTCTCCTGACTGGCATCAAGGCGTCATTGGGATTGTTGCCTCAAAACTGGCTGAAGAATATAAGCGCCCTACGATTCTGATATCCATTGAAGGTGAATCTGGAAAAGGCTCTGCAAGAAGTATTAATTCCTTTAATATCTACGAGGCATTGTCTGAGTGCAGAGATATGTTATTGAATTTTGGTGGACACGAATATGCTGCTGGATTTACTTTGGAAAAGAAAAATATTAACGGATTGAGAGAAAGATTAAAGGGGATTTCTGATAAGAAAATTAACAAATATGACATAACCCCTGAAATTATTTTAGATGCAAAAATACCTTTTAAGGAATTAAGTATTGACTTAGTCAATAATATAGAAACCCTGGGGCCATTCGGCTTTTCGAATCCTGAACCGATTTTTAGCTCTCATGGAATAGAGATTTTGGGAAAACCAAGATTAATGGGGGTAAGAAAAAACCATTTAAAAATGAAATTAAAACAAGGACCCTATGTTTATGATTCCGTAGGTTTTAATATGAGCGATAAAATAGATGAGATAAATGGTGCTTTGATTGATATAGCTTTTATACCAGAACTCCATCAATGGAATGGTTCAGAGACCATAAGGTTGAAATTAAAGGATATAAAAATCAATCAATTCGATTATTAGCCCTATCCATCAGCCTTTCCCATTCCTTATCAACCCTCTTTTGAATAAATTTGATAT
The genomic region above belongs to Nitrospinota bacterium and contains:
- a CDS encoding potassium channel protein, yielding MSNNIYIQIHKKFIISGIGLVAILLIGTIGYWFIGGRQYSLLDCLYMTTITIATIGYSEVIDLSNNPAGRVFTIFIALSGIGVLFYIITNFTAFVVEGELKDTFWRKKMEKMAKNFNDHFIVCGIGNVGGHIVNELFATKRPYVLVDIDKNSIDKLSEELRNQAFIEMDATHDSSLLKAGIKKAKGLFAVTGDDIHNLVICLTAKQLNPDVKIVARCNEIENIEKMKKAGADSVISPSFIGGLRMVSEMIRPSVVSFLDLMLRDKEKNLRIEEISVPDSFVGKPISALNLKKYHYLLLLALKTKDDLIYNPSRDYILHSGDILIFMSTPEERQELKEIFYS
- the nikC gene encoding nickel transporter permease produces the protein MKRFNCLSFLGIVIILLLCLTAVLASLISPYSPTEQNLDEGLTGPSKGHILGQDKLGRDILSRIIYGSRVSLKVGIFTVGISLIIGLMIGSIAGFFGGIVDDIIMRIIDIFMAFPGILMAIALMAVLGPSLNNVIIALCLLGWVGYARLVRGQMLSVREFEFVLAAKAMGANPFRIIMKHLLPNIFSPVIVQATFGMAGAIVAEAGLSFLGLGTQPPIPSWGSMLNEGMEFILVAPYLTIYPGLAIMIVVLGFNFLGDGIRDILDPRYYQRIHLKK
- the nikB gene encoding nickel ABC transporter permease, which codes for MRKYIVRRLLLMIPVILGVYTIVFLIIHFIPGDPIDLMLGETARPSDREFLRKELGLDKPIAYQYFSSMLRAAKGDLGRSLHTNQPVLETILKRIPATVELTIGAMIVALMISLPLGIIAALRQYSVFDNGSMFFALLGISMPNFWLGPLLIILFSIKLGWLPVSGRGGIEYLILPAITLGTALAAILTRMVRSSLLEVTKEDYITFARAKGLREFMIIVKHALSNAMIPVITILGLQFGSLLAGSIITETIFSWPGIGRLTIQAINTRDYPLVQGCVLIISLSYVLINFLTDLFYAYIDPRIRYE
- a CDS encoding ABC transporter substrate-binding protein; the encoded protein is MHQKKRKIRLIFLIFLSCALLFSCSSKEGKKGSVLIIGVESNPTNLDPRLAIDIASLHVIDIVYNKLVKKDKHSNIIPDLATHWENPDDLTYIFHLKKGVKFHDGTELTAEDVKYTFDSIRDPSLKSPKRSSTAPLKEIQIIDKYTVSFTLNEPYAPFLSNMIQAIVPKHIGMDKKKNLSLRPVGTGPFKLKEWVYDERLEFVSNKEHFQGKPRLDRIIYKVIPDQTVRLLELEKGSIHFIQNSVSPDMLPRLGMNPKLKVIKEIGINYSYIGFNLEDRILKNKRVRQAIAHAINRQDIIDNILKGLAIPATGLLSPSHWAYEPRVKEFPYNPEKAKRLLDEAGYRDPDGDGPKPRFKIMYKTSQNQIRKRIAEIIQEQLKGIGIEMVMRNYEWGTFFSDIRSGNFQMYTLTWVGITDPDIYYYIFYSSSIPPKGANRGRYSNKSLDRLIEQGRYTLDSIKRKKIYSEIQKIIAEDLPYISLWYLKNVAVMRKEIKGFKLYPGEQFYSLKDVYIK
- a CDS encoding ATPase P, producing the protein MIEISIPGYKNLKLKHLVLDYNGTLACDGKLLANVKKGLEALADKLQIHVLTADTFGNVKSELSEVSCKLSIIPSENQETYKLNYIKQLGPEVTVCIGNGRNDRLMLKEASLGIAVILEEGAAIEALLASDVISTSIHSALDLLTNPLRLVATLRS
- a CDS encoding pyridoxal phosphate-dependent aminotransferase, whose protein sequence is MTFANRVTHLEPEGAYEVMARAQALEADGRDIIHMEIGQPDFQTFPHISQSGINAIASGYTRYNPPSGLPRLREVIASYTSSRLNLKILPEQVVVGPGAKPGLFFPTLALVEPGDEVIYPDPGFPTYPSMISVAGGLPVPVPLKEENNFSFDLEAFDKLVSERTRLIVLNSPANPTGGVIPLSDLEHIAAAVKKYDCWVISDEIYARLAYDNLQVPSIASLPGMLERTIIVDGFSKTYAMTGWRLGFAIMPEELAERVSLLLTHSIGCTATFTQMAGVEALTSTQEMVDTMISEFQRRRDRIVAGLNAISGIKCQVPQGAFYVFPNVKAFGISSRELSYQLLDKAGVALLPGTDFGKFGEGYLRLSYTTPMDNLDRAIERISEVLKK
- a CDS encoding VanZ family protein, whose protein sequence is MLFYFWLVLFFIIYFLLMEKLELPAERIHLLEYGLLGYFTHRALENDLTKKSIYLWAPFFVLCVSVLDEGIQYLLPNRVGELKDTFLNEVSGILGLMITGLIIRSEYPIIKENKNKPSI
- the dacB gene encoding D-alanyl-D-alanine carboxypeptidase/D-alanyl-D-alanine-endopeptidase; translation: MNRFIFIIITLISFLFHPKGGLTYNSASQKLRWDINKIINNSCVDRTNVGIKIVSLKNKETLFSQNGDKLFIPASNMKLVSTAAALVKLHPDYTFKTKVLFDGKISENILKGNLYLKGFGDPLLVSERLWLISKDIYNQGIKVINGDIIVDDSFFDNERRGWGWKKNHGPLAYFAPVGASSLNFNVITVIVEPGNKVGSKARVIIDPKTEYIEIVNQTTTTALKTKRRIYVDRVPNKNGNRDKIIIGGKIPINSKRILLYRNISNPPMYLGMVFREFLIKEAIKVKGSVRIKTAPFDASELSQYQSRELFRIIQYLNKLSNNFVAEQILKTMGAEIKGEPGTFGKGIESVKDFLDSLGIPRNNYTIADGSGLSRLNRLSPSQIVKVLTYMYNDFQVQGEYLSSLGVMGVDGSVDDRLENTFAKRRIRVKTGTLFGVSAISGYVQTNTNEILAFSILINEKRCSHYSSKKIQNKILLLLVNFHE
- the recJ gene encoding single-stranded-DNA-specific exonuclease RecJ; translation: MKYSWVYKEEDPKLQGIISRELAVSPILAKLLINRGITDPSSAHKFIKPFLKDLYDPFLMKDMEKSVHRIIRAIKAKERILIYGDYDVDGITTTALFINFFRDLGAEVDYYIPNRFSEGYGLNIDAIKRIKERGVELIITGDCGTNSHEEVELANRLGIDIIITDHHEPLPPSPKAYAVLNPKQEDCLYPFKNLAGVGVAFKLIVAIRAVLRKNGYSVKRLPNLKKYLDMVSLGTISDMAPLIDENHNLVKHGLKMITNSLNIGIESLKEISGIYGRDIGVSEVGFILSPRINSVGRLGNASISVELLTTDDKDRAIEVSQILDKQNRERRSIQENILMEAKDIIQYSLPSIKDEDILILSSPDWHQGVIGIVASKLAEEYKRPTILISIEGESGKGSARSINSFNIYEALSECRDMLLNFGGHEYAAGFTLEKKNINGLRERLKGISDKKINKYDITPEIILDAKIPFKELSIDLVNNIETLGPFGFSNPEPIFSSHGIEILGKPRLMGVRKNHLKMKLKQGPYVYDSVGFNMSDKIDEINGALIDIAFIPELHQWNGSETIRLKLKDIKINQFDY